The sequence below is a genomic window from Pempheris klunzingeri isolate RE-2024b chromosome 12, fPemKlu1.hap1, whole genome shotgun sequence.
TTTGCTCACACAGACGCACCCACATTACCCACAAACATCAGTCCCAAGCCTACATCCGTCCCACACGTACATGACATTAAAGGGAGAAGTTGATGTAATGTCACCAGTTATAGATACTGTGGCCTTTGTCAGCTGGCTGTCACTGCAGACTGTCATCTGAAATATACCAACAGTGAGGTTGCCTGACTTAAGCCTTTGCATAGTCacgtttttttttagtttagatGGGTGCTGTGTGTAGGGAGATGGGAGATGTGGATGTCAGGGAAGatgtagagaaagagaaatgtaaTCATTGAAAATGCAGgataaagaaaattaaaaaaaagatatggtTGCGTGCAgttaataattttaaattattcatgtcAGACAAAGTAGTCCAAAGTGGTACCACTGACAAATCTAGGTAATCTGTGTACCAAACTAATTCATGAAAGCCTACTGAGGTTCACTTCAGTATCTATCATCTCgaattcagagcttttttcatACGTATGCTAAGACACAGCAGATTTCCATTGTTTGTAGAAGAACCAGAGTTACTTTGAGTGGAGCTGAGGGGTGGAGGGACAAACCGGCCGGGAAGAGAACTGTGAAGTAATGTTTTTGGAGAACATTGTGTGCTCATATCTctcctgaagaagaagaaagcctGGAGTTAGCCAATAGTCCTGTTTACCTCTGCTCAGGATCTTGGGATAATGTTGTGCCTTTATGAGGAAATATTGAACATGTCGTCCTCTCCAAGAGCTAACCTCTGAGGGAAAACAAGCTGCTCTCCAAAAGCAGCAGTTCCTTCCCACTCCACTGGCCACTTGCCTCTCCCCATGAGGATTTAGCTTGTTTATTATATGTAACAGAATCTCATATTTTGCCctgatatttgttttaaatctgATTGCTAAACATTCCAACTGCTCTCTGCCTATTCATATCCAAAGACTTTTCAGCAACTAATGATTTAATCATATTTAGCTcttagtggtgtgtgtgtgtgtgtgtgtgggcatgcaACTCTTGATCGGCTCATTTGGAGCTTTTTACTCATCTCACTGTGCAGCCATTAGCAGATATCCTggctgaaaacatgttttgaaattGAACGCCAACCATTTCAAATTGACTAACATTTTGGCAAGAAGAATTCCcaaattattcacatttttggATGGATATGCAACTCGGTTGGCTTTCTATTGGCTCTTGTCTTGGCCAATTGAAACTTCAAGTGACATCAggcacatgtttttgttttgatctaCTTTCCAGTGATGGATCCTTTCCCTATGACTCTGTCCCCTGGCAACAAAACACCAACCAGCCCCCAGGGTCATTGTCTGTGGTTACAACAGTGTGGGGCGTGACCAATACGTCACAGAGTCAGGTATGTCCATGCAGCAGGAGCATCCGGTCTGTTATTATATAAGTTCTCACACACAATCAGTGTTTGACTCAAACAGTTTGTctgctttgtttattttactaatGCATCTTTTATCGTCCTGTGTCATGCTTTGTTAAATCCAGGTGCTTGGTAACCCAATGGCAAATAGCAATAACCCCATGAATCCTGGAGGTAACCCTATGGGATCAGGCATGTCTGGCAGCGCAGCAGGGCTCAACTCACCCCAGTTCAACGCTCAGCAGCAACAGTTTCCAAACAAAGGGGGATCCAGCCAAGCGTACATGCAGCAGGGCATGTACGGCAGGCCTGGTTACCCTGGAGGTCCTGGGGGATATAGTGGGAGGTAAGAGACTGGGCGCTCTGCTTTtccgtttaaaaaaaacatcaagcaaTAAAATGTACCATAATGATTCATTCTGTCATGTTTGCAGTTATTCTGGAGGTCCAAACGCTCCTCCAGGAGGTATGGGAATAACATCCCACACGCGTCCTCCTGGTGACTTCACTCAGCCGGCCGCCGccgctgcagctgctgctgtcgctGCCGCTGCTGCCACGGCGACAGCCACAGCAACAGCCACGGTGGCAGCTCTGCAGGAAACCCAGAATAAAGATATGAACCAGTATGGACAGGTATAGTACACACCTGCTAACACATGTAGCCACTTACCAAAAGAGATGATAAAGTACAAATACACTACACAGGAACCTATAATCCAGTCAGCTGCTGAAGATCCAAAATAACCATATTAAACACTGAAACCTTCTGTTTTGCCTCCAGATGTGTTCGTCGTTCCAAATGGGCCCCACTCAGCCCTACAATAGCCAGTTCATGAACCAGCCAGGCCCACGAGGCCCCCCTGGAGGTATGAACCCAGCCAGCATGGGATCAGCAATGAACAACCCTAATATGAGTGGCCCCCCCATGGGCATGAACCAGGCTCGAACTCCAGGCATGGGGCCTTTTGGAGCTCACGGCCAAAGGATGCCTCAGCAAGGGTATCCCGGAGGACCACGGCAGTCCATGCCCATGCAGGGGATCAAGAGGCCTTATCCTGGGGAGGTGAGTGGAAAGATCTGATAGAATAGGTTATGGACTCCATTTTCTTTCTGGTGCCAAACACCAGATCATGGGCCTGCAGCATTTTTTGCATCTATAAACATGTTTGCACCCAGGTGAGATGCAAAAGAGGCCGTGATTATGGTGATTAGATGGCACAGTATAATTTTAGTGCTCATTTTGGCACAGAATTGCTTTTGTGTTAAACCCTGCTCAGGCCACCTCTTATCACAAATGCAGGATATTTCTGTGGCTTTAGTTGGCAGAGGCACATTTACACAGACCTCCCAAATCACCTTTCATGTGTGTTCCATGTTTCCATTCACCACACTTGTTTTAATCTACTGGAAAGCTATTACTCACAGATTCCAAGAATAACAGTGGCGGGCCTTTCCTTAGGATAATTCCTGAGTGCCATCAAATCTACACTGTCATTTCTATTAAAAAACAGAAGTCCAAACTCAGCTTCACAATATATTTCTGTAATGTCAAGAGGATTATTATAGTATTGCGTTTTTGCCGTTTGCTGTCATGTCTTATGAGTATTTGCAGTTGCGTCCTATGCGCATAAAAGCATATTCATATAATTAGTAACACCACAGAAATGCAACATCCTATGCAAAAtgctgcaaacaaaacacatcagtgatggCGTCTTGAAGTTCACACATATGAGCAGAATTTTCCAAAACAATGCTGgtgcctttgtgtttgttgatTTTTGGAAAATAGAGCccaaatgtgttaaatattaCCAAAAATCTTTCCTCTAACTTCCAGGCAAGTTATGGGGCTCAGCAGTACGGGCCAAACAATCAGTTCCCACCACAGCAGGGGCAGTACCCCACATCAAGCGCCTCCAGGCCGCTGCCATCTCCTAACTACCCCAGCCAGAGGATGCCAGGTCAGCAGGGACAAGGACAATACCCACCCGGCATGCCCATGGGCCAGTATTACAAGGTCTGTAACGCCACACCgttcatccatctatccattttCTACAATATCTTATTCCTACTCAGGGTCAAAATGGGGGCTGGAGCTTATCTCAGCAAGCACTGTGACAAACTACATAGTCTATACCTGGGTGCTGTAacaaacaatattaaaatatgtttgcttttatttcttttacagcAAGAGCCCTTCAATGGTCAAAGCACCAATTTCTCTGGAGGTGGATACTCCTACGGCCAAGGCAACGGGGTATGTATTCAGCAGTGCCTTAGTGCTGAATTTGACCCAGTCATGTATGTGAAATGAGTTTTGCAGATGTTTACATTATTGCACTTTCCTGCCTTTTACAGCCCCCCAGACCGGGTAACTACCCCCACTCCCCGGTCCCTGGAAATCCCACACCTCCTATGACCCCAGGAAGTGGTATTCCGCCGTACCTGTCGCCAAACCCGGACGTGAAGCCCCCATTTCCACCCGACATGAAACCAAATATGACAGCACTTCCTCCCCCTCCATGTGAGCGCTCTAGCAGTTCCAGCTAGCTCTAGCTCTTGCAGAAACACATGGTTCATATGAtgtatttctttgcttttttccttgtgctcttttatttcctctgaggCGCTGCGTGACTTAACCAGTGTTAGATTAAAAGTTGACCCCCTGTTTTTCTTGTCCCAGCTAACCCCAATGAGGAGCTGCGGCTGACGTTCCCAGTCAGGGATGGAGTGGTGCTGGAGCCCTTCCGCCTGGAGCACAACCTGGCTGTCAGCAACCACGTCTTCCACCTTCGACCCTCCGTCCACCAGACCCTCATGTGGAGGTAGGACCGCTGCACAAGCCTTCACTTGCATTATGTTTGCACATCAGTTGCAGTTTGcaccaaaatcacaaaaaataGGAATGTGGTTTATGGACTCGACGCATTTGCAGACACAGAATCAGTACTTTATGTTTCTGAATATTATCGCTAACCGCTGATCCTCTTGTCCTATGACTCCCATAGGTCTGACCTCGAGCTGCAGTTTAAATGCTACCACCATGAAGACAGGCAGATGAACACCAACTGGCCCGCCTCCGTCCAGGTCAGCGTCAACGCCACGCCCCTCACCATCGAGAGGGGAGACAACAAAACCTCCCACAAACCCCTGCACCTGAAGCACGTATGCCAACCTGGGAGAAACACCATCCAGATCACAGTCACCGCCTGCTGTTGTGTGAGTACACACTACCAGGACGATGTCTAACTACCAACAATACAGAGAAAGATTCGCTAGAATGATTATGACATAGGCGATTTGACTTATTATATACATGCCActaatttaattttctgttggattttgtttttggttgttttttaatgttcttgTGTTGCTTTGCAGTCGCAcctgtttgtgctgcagctggtCCACAGGCCATCTGTGCGATCTGTCCTCCAGGGGCTCCTGAAGAAAAGACTCCTTCCTGCAGAACACTGCATCACCAAGAGTACGGCTAATTTTGTCCCTTAGCGTTGTTAATATGCATAAGTACATCTTAATTACACAAGCTCACACCTGTTTCTCCTTatggtttgttttaaaatagGTCTTGAAGTACACCTGCAACTGTTTGCgttcctttttaaaatgatttgtctttttAGTCAAGAGGAACTTCAGCAGCGTGGCGGCCTCAGCAGGCAACACCACCCTAAACGGAGAAGACGGTGTGGAGCAAACGGCCATTAAAGTGTCGCTGAAATGTCCTATTACTTTCCGACGCATCCAGCTACCCGCACGAGGGCACGACTGCAAACATGTCCAGGTTTGTTCAGATTTAAAAAGGCAGCTACACTTTGTGGTTGATTTAAAAATTGTGACACACATTGTTGTCAGTGGGAGAAGATCATTCTAATGAGCTGATGTTATTCTTCGCAGTGCTTTGATCTGGAGTCCTACTTGCAACTCAATTGTGAGAGGGGAACATGGAGATGTCCTGTGTGCAAGTAAGTGAAAATCTCTGGGATGTAAAGATGGAATTACTAATAAGGAATGCCTCTATTAATGTATTATATCTGCTTATTCTCTTTTCAGTAAAACAGCATTATTagaaggtctggaggtggaccagtACATGTGGGGAATCCTCAATGCCATCCAAAAGTAAGTTTCCTCTCTTTCGTTCGCTAAATCCACCTATAACTTTGAGCCCATTGtttcaaaattaaacaaacactttCTACTCTCTCCTTTAATAGTTCAGAGTTTGAGGAAGTCACTATTGACCCTACATGTAGCTGGAGACCTGTCCCCATTAAATCTGAGCTACACATCAAAGAGGACCCTGATGGACCACTTGCCAAGCGCTTTAAGACCATGAGCCCCAGTCAGATGACCATGCCCAATGTGATGGAGATGATTGCTCAGCTGGGGCCGGGTCCTGGCCCGGGATCTGGGCCCGGCCCTGGACCAGGTCCCAGCCCTTACCCCCCACACCTAGGTCAACATGCAAGCGGCAACGGGGGAGATTATCCCGGAGCAGGTAAAGAAAGCAGCCCGGATCCTACTGTGTAGATAAATAACAGGATAGTCAGCTCATTTGTTGGAAAAGTgggctgtttttcattttacagcGGGAACTACTTATGTGTCTCTAGTGCATTAAACAAAGAAACAGCCGCAAGGAGAGTTTTATGCTGAGCCTGTTTCAAAATGTTATAAGCTCATTGctctgacattaaaaaaaaaaaagtagagtgTGTGTATCCTGTTATGCAACCACTTTGAAAAGATAACTTTTTGCAACAGTAAGGGGTCATCAGACAAGTCAGCAAGGCCACCTCTTgacaaaatgtgttctttttgcTCTTCAAGGCAACAGTTACCACAGTCAAGGGACCTTTGATTTCCCTCATGGGAACCCCTCTGGTGGTGGAgttggaggagggggaggaggaggaggaggaggccccCCTATGAGTGACTTCATCCATGGCCCGCAGCTCTCCCACCCCCCAGATGGACCTGGTGGTCTCCTCTCGCAGGACAAGCCCCTTAATCATGGCTTGAATGATGCAGTAAGTAGTAGTTGTCCAGGGCTGCTTGCTTTCCTAAGCCAATGTAACAATGCTTATGGGAGGAATATATCACTATATAATGCAGTTTGGTCTGACTTTTAagttttatgtctcttttttttatctactGCAAAGGTATTTTACCCTGTAGCATAATATGGGAAAGTCCAGACAACCTGTGCCATACTGAAAAAACAGATTCAGATTTGTTATCTGAACAAGGTGCAGCCTGTGCCTCTAGCCAGCATGTGTGCTCAGTCATGCTCACATGCTCATGTCACCGTATAATGTTGCAGCTGTACATGTCTGCTGATCACAGCTTCCATTTAGAGGGCCTGTTCCATGTTATTCACGCTGGAGCTCATTTcgcttttcctctctttcttcccacGCATCCCCCCCCCCTAACATCCTccccttcactctctctttcactttatCTTCCTCCTTATTTTTCACTCTCCGTCCCTCTcgctttctgtctccctctcgcACCTGCAGATGTCCCATCCAGATCAGTCCCATAACTCCATGCAGCAGATCTTGCATGCGTCTCCCCACCCTGGCAGCCAAACAGGGCCGCCCTTACATCACAGTGGCCAGTCAGGGCAGCCCTTGCATCACAGTGGCCAATCATCGCAGCCGCCTCGCCAGTCGCAGCCTCAGCCGCAGCCTCAGCAGCCTGGGCAGAACAGTCACCCCCACAGCGATCTGAACTTTAACCCCTCCTCAGATGGGCAGATGGGTCAGGGAGCCCAGGATATGCCTGAACCCTCCCTGGATGTAAGTGTGCCCGCTTCTGGGCACTATAAGCTACATGTTAACAGCTAATTGTCTGCTACAGCTGCTCTCATCTCTTTGCTGtgtgctctgtttgtgtttgactaTCAAATTGCTTCTAAGCAGCGGTATCGGTGTTGATGTGTAAACCGGCTTCAACGGATACTTGAGCATGATTCAAAGTCACCCAGCGTCAGAAAGATAGATGTCCTTTTTTAGGTTGTGCCTTGCCGCTCATAGTCTCTTTGTGCCTTCTATCCACAGCTGCTTCCAGAGCTGGCCAACCCTGATGAGTTACTATCATACCTGGACCCTCCCGACCTTCCTGCCAATAGCAATGACgaccttctctccctcttcgaGAACAACTAGCCCTTCACCTCCCCTACAAAAACCCTCCTGAACCTTCGGGAGTCGTGATGTGTTTGACTGTCCGTCCACAGACACCTCACCGACTTCCTATCGACACTTCAAGCAGCTTCCTATgctcacgcacgcacacacgtacAAAGTCTCTCAACAGATAATGTGTGGCATAGGAGCACGGCTGAAAAGAGGCACCTGCTTGGGAACTCCAAGGGACAAAGCAGGAATGCCAATCATCCTCGCACTCCCTTTTTTCCTTGTGTAAAGATTCCATGCACCAGTTCCACCGCCTGACTCGAAACACACCATTTACAGCCATATTGGCGGGCACTAAAGTGATactatacatacacatatatgaTATTTGTGACTTTTCAACTGAAAACTGTGCAGCTATAATCATCATGTGTAagcaacacagaggagagacagaaaagtgttgtagctttgttttttgttttttttttttattataattttcctttgtgaaaaaaaaacattgtcttGTAAGAGTGTTTTTAACCTATTTGAAACATGTTCTTCCAAAACGTTGGCACATGCCACGCCCTTTGACCCCCAGacttctcagtgtgtgtgtgtgacagttgaaTAACTGGAACTCATCAGAATCAGAGCACTGAAAGGACGAGCTAAAATGTCCTCAAGTGTCAACAGAGGAAATGAGTGCACATTGTGcaatgtagtgtgtgtgtgtgtgtgtgtgtgtgtgtgtgtgtgtgtgtgtgtgtgtgtgagtgtgccagtgtgtgtatatacctatgtgtgtgtatgtttacgTGTCCTGTTTTGTTTGCCTGCGAGCGTTTGTGAAAGACAGCGGGGAGAGAAAGGTTGAGACAGCGGAGGGGAGAAAAATAGAGAATGgaataaagataaaacaatCTACTTTAAGAACTGtctcacttcttcttctccaacAAGTCTGCGGTCGTTCTTGTATATTTATTGTAATGTTTGGCTCTTCCTCATCAAACTCAGCACCATTTTTGTTCACAAGTGCATGTGTGCCAATGGCTCCTGTTGTCTTTGTCCAGCCTAAACGTGCTTGATCAAATCATTCTCTCTCgtctatatatttattattttatttcaaatttgtctgttttttttttttttttttatcattgttgtCCTTTTTAACGTGTTTTATCTTTGTCCCACATAGAAATTGATCATATACACATCACCAAAGTTGTCCTATGCTTTTTGTAAGGGATTCGGCCTGGATGTTATGATATCAACATCCTACAGACGTCTACAGAagtttttaaatcactgtaTTTTATACAAACGTCTGTGTGATTGTActgatttttccttttgtcGTTTTGTTACTGTTGAACTGcattttttgggggaaaaaaacatcctgcATGATCCAACAGTGTTTCCAGAGCTGTTGTATATACCCTTTGTGAATACTTTGTGACTGTACAGTACTGTACCTATCTATTACTGGCAACTACATGGTACTGTATGTCTGTCGTGaactacacacactcacacactcacaaacacacacagagtccctAAGAACCAGTCCAATATTGTAACGATTTGATCCAAATGCACTCTCACTGGCCTTGTATTGAGTACCTGTGTATTGTGTACAGTTTTTCCATTACCCTTTGGCTCGGTGAAAAGGAATATCGGAATTGCTCAGCAAgcaagaggtttttttttttccttttttatataCAAATCAATCAGCTTTAAATGAGCTGTTGTCGAGTTTTTCTCTAAAAGATTGTTAATGCAGCTTAGAGGTCCAAAATTCTCCAAAACTTTATGCGTTTAATATTATTGGAACAAGTGACCTTGTCGTCTTTATTTAAAGTGAGAATGTGCAAAATGTCCTCTGGATTGTTTCGAGGCCTAATAATGAGCTTTTGATAACCATACTTAGCAAAAATGTGTGATCATGACTTGTgtattttcatcacattttatattgtttcGAGTTTTAAGTTATTACTTTTGTCCCACGTTTTTATGACAGGTATAATTTGGTTTACACAGTTTATGCAGTGCAGTCATTGAAATGAAAATTTACTGTATGTCGTTGGGTAAAAGTGCCCCTATTTCAGATTTGTAATCCGTTCAAAGAACCAAATATGACTTTACTGATCTCCAAAATTGATAAAACCACCTG
It includes:
- the zmiz1a gene encoding zinc finger MIZ domain-containing protein 1a isoform X1 encodes the protein MNTLPSMDRHIQQTNDRLQCIKQHLQNPANFHSAATELLDWCGDPRAFQRPFEQSLMGCLTVVSRVAAQQGFDLDLGYRLLAVCAANRDKFTPKSAALLSSWCEELGRLLLLRHQKNRQNEPPGKVPMQPSMNSMKPGLTHSDGSFPYDSVPWQQNTNQPPGSLSVVTTVWGVTNTSQSQVLGNPMANSNNPMNPGGNPMGSGMSGSAAGLNSPQFNAQQQQFPNKGGSSQAYMQQGMYGRPGYPGGPGGYSGSYSGGPNAPPGGMGITSHTRPPGDFTQPAAAAAAAAVAAAAATATATATATVAALQETQNKDMNQYGQMCSSFQMGPTQPYNSQFMNQPGPRGPPGGMNPASMGSAMNNPNMSGPPMGMNQARTPGMGPFGAHGQRMPQQGYPGGPRQSMPMQGIKRPYPGEASYGAQQYGPNNQFPPQQGQYPTSSASRPLPSPNYPSQRMPGQQGQGQYPPGMPMGQYYKQEPFNGQSTNFSGGGYSYGQGNGPPRPGNYPHSPVPGNPTPPMTPGSGIPPYLSPNPDVKPPFPPDMKPNMTALPPPPSNPNEELRLTFPVRDGVVLEPFRLEHNLAVSNHVFHLRPSVHQTLMWRSDLELQFKCYHHEDRQMNTNWPASVQVSVNATPLTIERGDNKTSHKPLHLKHVCQPGRNTIQITVTACCCSHLFVLQLVHRPSVRSVLQGLLKKRLLPAEHCITKIKRNFSSVAASAGNTTLNGEDGVEQTAIKVSLKCPITFRRIQLPARGHDCKHVQCFDLESYLQLNCERGTWRCPVCNKTALLEGLEVDQYMWGILNAIQNSEFEEVTIDPTCSWRPVPIKSELHIKEDPDGPLAKRFKTMSPSQMTMPNVMEMIAQLGPGPGPGSGPGPGPGPSPYPPHLGQHASGNGGDYPGAGNSYHSQGTFDFPHGNPSGGGVGGGGGGGGGGPPMSDFIHGPQLSHPPDGPGGLLSQDKPLNHGLNDAMSHPDQSHNSMQQILHASPHPGSQTGPPLHHSGQSGQPLHHSGQSSQPPRQSQPQPQPQQPGQNSHPHSDLNFNPSSDGQMGQGAQDMPEPSLDLLPELANPDELLSYLDPPDLPANSNDDLLSLFENN
- the zmiz1a gene encoding zinc finger MIZ domain-containing protein 1a isoform X2 codes for the protein MNTLPSMDRHIQQTNDRLQCIKQHLQNPANFHSAATELLDWCGDPRAFQRPFEQSLMGCLTVVSRVAAQQGFDLDLGYRLLAVCAANRDKFTPKSAALLSSWCEELGRLLLLRHQKNRQNEPPGKVPMQPSMNSMKPGLTHSDGSFPYDSVPWQQNTNQPPGSLSVVTTVWGVTNTSQSQVLGNPMANSNNPMNPGGNPMGSGMSGSAAGLNSPQFNAQQQQFPNKGGSSQAYMQQGMYGRPGYPGGPGGYSGSYSGGPNAPPGGMGITSHTRPPGDFTQPAAAAAAAAVAAAAATATATATATVAALQETQNKDMNQYGQMCSSFQMGPTQPYNSQFMNQPGPRGPPGGMNPASMGSAMNNPNMSGPPMGMNQARTPGMGPFGAHGQRMPQQGYPGGPRQSMPMQGIKRPYPGEASYGAQQYGPNNQFPPQQGQYPTSSASRPLPSPNYPSQRMPGQQGQGQYPPGMPMGQYYKQEPFNGQSTNFSGGGYSYGQGNGPPRPGNYPHSPVPGNPTPPMTPGSGIPPYLSPNPDVKPPFPPDMKPNMTALPPPPSNPNEELRLTFPVRDGVVLEPFRLEHNLAVSNHVFHLRPSVHQTLMWRSDLELQFKCYHHEDRQMNTNWPASVQVSVNATPLTIERGDNKTSHKPLHLKHVCQPGRNTIQITVTACCCSHLFVLQLVHRPSVRSVLQGLLKKRLLPAEHCITKIKRNFSSVAASAGNTTLNGEDGVEQTAIKVSLKCPITFRRIQLPARGHDCKHVQCFDLESYLQLNCERGTWRCPVCNKTALLEGLEVDQYMWGILNAIQNSEFEEVTIDPTCSWRPVPIKSELHIKEDPDGPLAKRFKTMSPSQMTMPNVMEMIAQLGPGPGPGSGPGPGPGPSPYPPHLGQHASGNGGDYPGAGNSYHSQGTFDFPHGNPSGGGVGGGGGGGGGGPPMSDFIHGPQLSHPPDGPGGLLSQDKPLNHGLNDALLPELANPDELLSYLDPPDLPANSNDDLLSLFENN
- the zmiz1a gene encoding zinc finger MIZ domain-containing protein 1a isoform X3, giving the protein MQPSMNSMKPGLTHSDGSFPYDSVPWQQNTNQPPGSLSVVTTVWGVTNTSQSQVLGNPMANSNNPMNPGGNPMGSGMSGSAAGLNSPQFNAQQQQFPNKGGSSQAYMQQGMYGRPGYPGGPGGYSGSYSGGPNAPPGGMGITSHTRPPGDFTQPAAAAAAAAVAAAAATATATATATVAALQETQNKDMNQYGQMCSSFQMGPTQPYNSQFMNQPGPRGPPGGMNPASMGSAMNNPNMSGPPMGMNQARTPGMGPFGAHGQRMPQQGYPGGPRQSMPMQGIKRPYPGEASYGAQQYGPNNQFPPQQGQYPTSSASRPLPSPNYPSQRMPGQQGQGQYPPGMPMGQYYKQEPFNGQSTNFSGGGYSYGQGNGPPRPGNYPHSPVPGNPTPPMTPGSGIPPYLSPNPDVKPPFPPDMKPNMTALPPPPSNPNEELRLTFPVRDGVVLEPFRLEHNLAVSNHVFHLRPSVHQTLMWRSDLELQFKCYHHEDRQMNTNWPASVQVSVNATPLTIERGDNKTSHKPLHLKHVCQPGRNTIQITVTACCCSHLFVLQLVHRPSVRSVLQGLLKKRLLPAEHCITKIKRNFSSVAASAGNTTLNGEDGVEQTAIKVSLKCPITFRRIQLPARGHDCKHVQCFDLESYLQLNCERGTWRCPVCNKTALLEGLEVDQYMWGILNAIQNSEFEEVTIDPTCSWRPVPIKSELHIKEDPDGPLAKRFKTMSPSQMTMPNVMEMIAQLGPGPGPGSGPGPGPGPSPYPPHLGQHASGNGGDYPGAGNSYHSQGTFDFPHGNPSGGGVGGGGGGGGGGPPMSDFIHGPQLSHPPDGPGGLLSQDKPLNHGLNDAMSHPDQSHNSMQQILHASPHPGSQTGPPLHHSGQSGQPLHHSGQSSQPPRQSQPQPQPQQPGQNSHPHSDLNFNPSSDGQMGQGAQDMPEPSLDLLPELANPDELLSYLDPPDLPANSNDDLLSLFENN